The Yoonia sp. SS1-5 genome contains a region encoding:
- a CDS encoding IS481 family transposase, producing the protein MTSIQEKIIKPKLGLLELAKQLGSVSQACKVMGYSRDSFYRFRELYDQGGEEALMDLSRRKPVMKNRVPEHVEKAVIELAIDNPALGQKRASWELQQKGIMVSSSGVRSIWLRNDLETMKKRLKALEARAAQEGILLTEDQLAALEKAKAKKEAHGEIESHHPGYLGSQDTYYVGTMKGVGRIYQQTFVDTYARVAICKLYTEKTAITAADLLNDRVIPFFAEHEISLLRVLTDRGTEYCGKVENHAYQLYLAVEDVDHTRTKANSPQTNGICERFHRTIKDEFYDIAFRKKLYRSVEELQADLDAWLAKYNEQRPHSGRHCYGKTPMQTFRETLHIAVEKTIKTHDQSDSAQPVLSVAS; encoded by the coding sequence ATGACAAGTATTCAAGAGAAGATCATCAAGCCGAAGCTGGGGCTGTTGGAACTGGCCAAACAGCTCGGAAGCGTGTCGCAGGCCTGCAAAGTGATGGGTTATTCGCGGGACAGCTTTTACCGGTTCAGAGAACTTTACGATCAGGGTGGCGAAGAAGCCCTGATGGATCTCAGCCGCCGCAAGCCGGTGATGAAAAACCGCGTGCCAGAACATGTCGAGAAGGCGGTCATCGAACTGGCCATCGACAACCCGGCTCTGGGTCAGAAACGGGCGTCGTGGGAGCTGCAGCAGAAAGGCATCATGGTGTCATCGTCGGGCGTCCGGTCGATCTGGCTGCGTAATGATCTGGAAACCATGAAAAAGCGCCTCAAGGCCCTGGAGGCCCGTGCCGCCCAAGAGGGTATCTTGCTCACCGAGGATCAGTTGGCCGCGCTGGAAAAAGCCAAGGCCAAGAAAGAAGCCCATGGCGAGATCGAGAGCCACCACCCTGGCTATCTGGGCAGCCAGGACACCTATTATGTGGGCACAATGAAGGGCGTCGGACGCATTTATCAACAGACCTTTGTCGATACCTATGCCCGCGTGGCGATCTGCAAGCTCTACACTGAAAAGACGGCAATCACCGCGGCCGACTTGCTGAACGACCGCGTGATCCCGTTCTTTGCAGAGCATGAGATCAGCCTGCTGCGCGTCCTGACAGACCGGGGCACGGAATACTGTGGCAAGGTCGAGAACCACGCCTACCAGCTTTATCTGGCCGTCGAGGACGTGGACCACACCCGAACCAAGGCCAATTCTCCGCAAACAAACGGCATCTGCGAGCGGTTCCATCGCACCATCAAGGATGAGTTCTACGACATCGCATTCCGCAAGAAACTGTATCGGTCAGTCGAAGAGTTGCAGGCCGATCTGGATGCGTGGCTGGCAAAGTACAACGAACAGCGGCCACATTCGGGACGTCACTGCTATGGCAAAACACCTATGCAGACCTTCCGCGAAACGCTACACATCGCTGTCGAGAAGACGATCAAAACGCACGACCAATCGGACAGTGCGCAACCCGTTCTCAGCGTCGCAAGCTGA
- a CDS encoding DUF1611 domain-containing protein: MIRDAQAQSSSLTQIPTAVIYCEGNFAKIDGKTANGLVRHSEAYKIISVIDSAHGGENSGQVLDDVINNVPILKDLDASVAHATAKPDTFIYGMAPSTGRLSLADRGVVLDAIGRGMNIVSGLHEYLSDDPEIAQAASDRQVTIRDIRKPKASKDMRLFDGSVADVHALRIAVLGTDCAIGKRTTATVLARALNAKGIKTVLVGTGQTGLMQGAKYGVAMDAVPPQFCCGELEGAIVAASEAEQPDVILIEGQGALSHPAFCTSAFILRGSQPDAVILQHAPKRAHRCDFPNMPMPTPVSEIALIEAFADTKVIGVTLNHEGMSDAEVTNAISVQTDKLDLPVTDALSRPAAHLLAMVAAAYPGLQQGTPKVAV, from the coding sequence ATGATACGTGACGCACAGGCACAATCATCTTCGCTCACCCAGATCCCCACAGCGGTTATCTATTGCGAGGGCAACTTTGCCAAAATTGACGGCAAGACGGCCAACGGCCTCGTGCGTCATTCAGAGGCCTACAAGATCATCTCGGTCATCGACAGCGCTCACGGTGGCGAGAACAGCGGGCAGGTTCTTGATGACGTGATCAACAACGTACCAATTCTCAAAGACCTAGATGCCTCCGTCGCCCATGCAACCGCCAAACCTGATACCTTTATCTATGGAATGGCCCCCTCAACAGGGCGACTTTCGCTCGCTGATCGTGGGGTCGTACTGGATGCGATTGGGCGCGGCATGAACATCGTCAGTGGCTTGCATGAGTACCTCAGCGACGATCCCGAAATTGCGCAAGCCGCATCGGACAGACAGGTCACCATTCGCGACATCCGCAAACCCAAAGCCAGCAAAGACATGCGCTTGTTCGACGGCAGCGTCGCGGATGTCCACGCGCTACGCATCGCAGTACTGGGGACCGATTGCGCGATCGGAAAACGGACCACTGCGACGGTCTTGGCACGCGCCCTCAACGCAAAGGGCATCAAGACTGTACTGGTTGGCACCGGTCAGACGGGACTGATGCAGGGCGCAAAATATGGCGTGGCCATGGATGCCGTCCCGCCCCAATTCTGCTGTGGCGAACTTGAGGGCGCGATTGTCGCGGCCTCGGAGGCCGAGCAACCGGACGTTATCTTGATCGAAGGCCAGGGTGCGCTCAGCCATCCGGCGTTCTGTACATCGGCTTTTATCTTGCGCGGCAGCCAACCCGATGCGGTTATCCTTCAGCACGCACCAAAACGCGCGCACCGCTGCGATTTTCCCAATATGCCTATGCCCACCCCGGTAAGCGAGATTGCTTTGATCGAGGCCTTTGCCGATACGAAAGTCATCGGCGTCACGCTTAATCACGAGGGGATGTCCGACGCTGAGGTCACAAATGCGATTTCTGTGCAAACAGACAAACTCGATTTGCCTGTAACCGACGCCCTTAGTCGACCAGCGGCCCACTTGCTGGCAATGGTTGCTGCGGCCTATCCCGGCCTCCAGCAAGGAACACCCAAGGTCGCGGTTTGA
- a CDS encoding IS3 family transposase, translated as MSRDHKLSLRKQCELLQLSRSRLYYQPVGASAESLRFMEIIDKQFLETPWYGSRQMARYMKRQGHKCGRHRIRRYLNAFETGSEMRVGIGK; from the coding sequence GTGAGCCGGGATCACAAGCTAAGCCTTCGTAAACAGTGCGAACTGTTGCAGCTATCGCGATCACGGCTTTACTATCAGCCCGTCGGCGCAAGCGCGGAAAGCCTGCGTTTTATGGAGATCATCGACAAGCAGTTTCTGGAAACACCGTGGTATGGCTCGCGTCAGATGGCCCGTTACATGAAACGGCAAGGCCATAAATGCGGCCGCCATCGTATCCGCAGATATCTGAACGCCTTTGAGACGGGCTCAGAAATGCGCGTCGGGATCGGCAAATGA
- a CDS encoding 2OG-Fe(II) oxygenase encodes MREFAESPQVAKYDATKGGHFAWHSDIGHGLAAGKRKLTLVLQLSNPDTYDGGDLEIRPSAQIQMANRAQGSVSVFPSFALHQVTLIKRGIRRSLTVWAHGPAFR; translated from the coding sequence GTGCGCGAATTTGCGGAAAGCCCGCAAGTAGCCAAATATGATGCAACCAAAGGTGGCCATTTTGCCTGGCATTCTGACATTGGTCATGGTCTTGCCGCTGGCAAAAGGAAGCTCACGCTTGTGCTGCAATTGAGCAATCCGGACACCTACGACGGGGGTGACTTGGAAATCAGGCCAAGTGCTCAAATCCAAATGGCCAATCGGGCGCAAGGATCTGTAAGTGTGTTTCCAAGCTTTGCACTGCATCAAGTTACGCTGATTAAGCGGGGCATTCGGCGCTCGCTGACCGTCTGGGCGCATGGTCCCGCGTTTCGCTGA
- a CDS encoding S8 family serine peptidase, with the protein MMRVFWIVFGLIALVLSACAQAPDWRLVEANKLRADTYLILTVPQDDPVALAAIAAEIAADFDVPLAAEWPLNSIGVHCLVYDATDAADVEALIAAMEADARIRTAQRIQDFTTSAVTYPDPLFRLQTALEQMNAPEAHLVSRGAGIRVGVIDSAIDRTHTDLRDRVVDARDFVATAPAALAEAHGTAVAGVIAASAENAAGMVGVAPEADLVGLRACWQAPGQSGRCNTFSLARAINFAILNDIDVLNLSLGGPDDPLLRELLAQALARNMVVVAASGESARDVFPASLPGVIAAGRGSAGRIPAPTQDVITTAPGDKHGFASGSSIATAHVSGVVALMLAQNPGLTNAGVNDRLTRAVGNKDGARMLDACVAMASPVSSSGICAP; encoded by the coding sequence ATGATGCGCGTTTTCTGGATCGTGTTTGGCTTGATCGCGCTGGTCTTGTCGGCCTGCGCCCAAGCCCCTGATTGGCGGCTGGTCGAGGCCAATAAGCTACGTGCCGATACTTATCTGATCCTGACCGTCCCGCAGGACGATCCAGTTGCGCTGGCCGCCATTGCTGCTGAGATCGCGGCGGACTTTGACGTGCCCTTGGCCGCGGAATGGCCGCTGAATTCCATTGGCGTGCATTGTCTGGTCTATGACGCCACAGATGCGGCCGATGTCGAAGCGCTGATTGCCGCGATGGAGGCTGATGCGCGGATCAGGACCGCCCAACGGATCCAGGATTTCACCACTTCGGCGGTCACCTACCCTGATCCGCTGTTCCGGTTGCAGACCGCGTTGGAACAGATGAATGCGCCCGAGGCGCATCTGGTGTCGCGAGGTGCCGGCATACGGGTGGGTGTGATCGACTCCGCGATTGACCGCACCCACACCGATTTACGTGATCGGGTGGTGGATGCTCGTGATTTTGTGGCCACCGCCCCCGCGGCCCTGGCCGAAGCCCATGGCACCGCAGTCGCAGGGGTGATTGCAGCCAGCGCGGAAAATGCGGCTGGAATGGTCGGTGTGGCCCCCGAGGCGGATTTGGTCGGTCTGCGGGCCTGCTGGCAGGCACCCGGGCAATCCGGCCGCTGCAACACATTTTCGCTGGCCCGTGCGATCAACTTTGCCATTCTGAATGATATCGATGTGCTGAACCTCAGCCTCGGCGGCCCCGATGACCCGCTGCTGCGCGAATTGCTTGCACAGGCGCTTGCACGTAACATGGTTGTTGTTGCCGCCTCTGGCGAAAGTGCACGTGATGTCTTTCCGGCGTCACTGCCTGGCGTGATTGCAGCAGGTCGCGGCAGTGCGGGCCGTATCCCGGCACCGACGCAGGACGTGATCACGACCGCGCCTGGTGACAAGCACGGCTTTGCCTCAGGCTCGTCTATCGCGACCGCCCATGTCTCGGGCGTTGTGGCGTTGATGCTGGCGCAGAACCCGGGTCTGACCAATGCCGGGGTCAACGACAGATTGACCCGCGCAGTTGGTAATAAAGACGGTGCACGCATGCTTGATGCATGCGTCGCGATGGCCAGCCCCGTGAGTAGTTCCGGGATCTGTGCGCCCTAA
- a CDS encoding BLUF domain-containing protein, producing the protein MIVPLQKYFHASLNPTGCQTITNLIQIVYASQPFGYDEPTLAGILLDARRCNKRDDVTGALVCRHDIYLQLLEGPEDAVRAAYSRIRRDDRHAGIKELVNHKIQSRLFASWAMLHDPAKTWIWTEEEIANAALDRAEPTEIIKVFKDLSDRSEKPAAH; encoded by the coding sequence GTGATCGTGCCTCTACAAAAGTACTTTCATGCATCGCTCAATCCCACGGGGTGCCAAACCATCACAAACCTCATTCAGATCGTTTATGCGTCACAGCCGTTTGGGTACGATGAGCCGACACTGGCAGGCATTTTGCTCGATGCCAGACGCTGTAATAAGCGGGATGACGTGACCGGCGCGCTGGTTTGCCGACACGACATCTACCTCCAGCTACTTGAAGGTCCGGAAGATGCAGTGCGCGCAGCATATTCAAGGATACGTCGCGATGATCGGCATGCTGGGATCAAAGAACTCGTGAACCACAAGATACAAAGTCGCTTGTTTGCGAGTTGGGCAATGCTTCATGATCCTGCAAAGACATGGATTTGGACGGAAGAAGAGATCGCTAACGCGGCACTTGATCGCGCGGAGCCCACAGAAATCATAAAAGTATTCAAAGATCTATCGGATCGGTCCGAGAAACCGGCTGCGCATTGA
- a CDS encoding phosphoserine transaminase has protein sequence MVMTKPATRPANPRFSSGPCAKPPIWQLDKLSDAALGRSHRAAIGKAKLAEAIDLTREILGVPADYRIGIVPASDTGAFEMAMWSMLGERPAQMVAWESFGAGWVTDVVKQLKIDATTHTAEYGDIVDMAALNYDNDVCFTWNGTTSGVRMVSGDMIPADRAGLTLCDATSAAFAQDLPWDKLDVTTFSWQKVMGGEAAHGMLILSPRAVARLESYTPAWPLPKIFRLTKGGKLIEGIFRGETINTPSMLAVEDYLVGLKWAKSIGGLDALIHRANANAQAIWNFCAATPWIANLAADPATRSNTSVCLKFTDERIADGAAFAKAVAKRLDAEGIALDIGAYRDAPAGLRIWCGATVETSDIEAMLPWLSWAFEAEINA, from the coding sequence ATGGTAATGACCAAACCGGCAACGCGGCCGGCAAATCCGCGTTTTTCGTCTGGCCCCTGTGCCAAACCCCCCATTTGGCAACTGGACAAGCTGAGCGATGCCGCACTGGGCAGATCGCATCGCGCCGCAATAGGCAAAGCCAAGCTGGCCGAGGCTATCGATCTGACTCGCGAGATCCTGGGTGTACCCGCCGATTATCGCATCGGGATCGTCCCTGCCTCTGACACCGGCGCGTTTGAGATGGCCATGTGGTCAATGCTGGGCGAACGCCCGGCACAGATGGTCGCCTGGGAAAGTTTTGGCGCCGGCTGGGTGACGGATGTTGTCAAACAGCTCAAGATCGACGCAACCACCCACACTGCGGAATATGGCGACATCGTCGATATGGCCGCCCTCAACTATGACAATGATGTCTGCTTTACCTGGAATGGCACGACATCCGGCGTACGCATGGTATCTGGTGACATGATACCGGCGGACCGGGCCGGTTTGACGCTGTGTGATGCGACCTCGGCTGCATTTGCACAGGACCTGCCATGGGACAAGCTGGATGTGACCACGTTTTCCTGGCAAAAGGTCATGGGGGGCGAAGCGGCGCACGGGATGTTGATCCTTAGCCCGCGGGCCGTCGCGCGTCTGGAAAGTTACACCCCTGCCTGGCCCTTGCCGAAAATCTTCCGCCTGACCAAAGGCGGTAAGCTGATCGAGGGCATTTTCCGGGGTGAAACCATCAATACGCCGTCAATGCTGGCAGTCGAAGACTACCTTGTGGGGCTGAAATGGGCCAAGTCCATCGGTGGTCTGGATGCGCTGATCCACCGGGCCAATGCAAATGCGCAAGCGATCTGGAACTTTTGTGCAGCCACACCATGGATTGCAAACCTTGCAGCCGATCCCGCGACACGGTCAAACACATCGGTATGTCTGAAATTCACAGATGAACGGATCGCTGACGGGGCCGCATTCGCCAAGGCTGTTGCAAAGCGGCTTGACGCAGAAGGTATTGCGCTGGATATCGGCGCCTATCGCGATGCGCCAGCGGGTCTTCGGATCTGGTGCGGCGCAACAGTCGAGACATCCGATATCGAAGCCATGCTGCCCTGGCTCAGCTGGGCCTTTGAGGCTGAAATCAACGCGTAG
- a CDS encoding calcium-binding protein produces MDGINETGTNGNDILDGTDGDDTLKGGRGNDIIDGRAGDDLIEGGDGRDALTGGTGDDVIRGGDGNDFIRGGEGADNIDGGRGVDTATYSDSDEAVTVSLNQGTTPQGGGDAEGDVLRNIENLNGSAFNDRLIGNNNANVIKGGDGNDTISGGGGRDVIEAGNGDDRVVVRDGAGRSFDGGAGFDTLITFNNVGLNGDDEVTNFEALEIRESDNSDVRLRLDADQVTFEQIRFISQNDRDALIEIFGDGTEVLDLSTANLTGFGEGDLFRYIGNDTDETVTGTELGDHLEGRNGNDTLNGGAGDDLLEGGNGRDSLNGGTGDDDIRGGDGNDFIRGGAGADNIDGGRGVDTATYSDSDEAVTVSLRQGTQPQRGGNAEGDVLRSIENINGSAFNDRLIGNDSSNVIKGGNGNDIIDGRGGRDIVEGGNGDDTIVARNSSFAQTYDGGAGNDTLQTISRVELRTDTISSIENLVIRASTREDAVARLNSSQMDFETITFNSANGRAGVVDVRLDTDNVDLSDIAFNGFVDGRDQVEIVANNDRNEIIGSEVNDFVRAGGGNDVVSTGAGNDDIRGGDGRDALSGGAGDDEIRGEDGNDSIRGGAGADLIDGGSGTDTAVYSDSAEGVTVSLNQGTNPQQGGDAQGDVLRGIENIRASNHDDRLTGNNGANFIQGLDGDDVIEGLGGRDTIQAGDGDDTVIVQDGANRSFDGGAGFDTLRVADRVGLNSDDEVTNFEALEIIGQDRTAVVRLDADQVTFEEITYDSQNGRAVEIEVFGDGSDTVDLSNIALIGLDDEDQFFFFGDDGDETVTGTALGDRLEGRNGNDVLNGEGGNDELVGGNGNDVLNGGNGADRLFGQDGNDVLVGGAGSDRLDGGRGVDEVDYSASAEGIDIVLDNGNRRGDGGDAAGDQLVSIENVTGTAFADLVRGSNAENRIEAGAGNDVVDGLSGDDVLIGEAGNDVLDGGRGEDLLIGGIGDDVLTGGANADTFRFTERDGFGDDVVTDFEIIDTIQLLAGDGVNGFDDLEIFQTASDVGGGDTRTDTVIAFGDDSITLQGVDFALQEGNFDFFG; encoded by the coding sequence ATGGACGGTATTAACGAAACTGGCACGAACGGTAACGACATTCTGGACGGAACCGACGGTGACGACACACTCAAAGGCGGTCGTGGAAACGACATCATTGATGGCCGCGCTGGTGATGACCTTATTGAAGGTGGTGACGGGCGCGATGCGCTAACAGGCGGCACAGGCGACGACGTTATCCGTGGTGGTGACGGCAACGACTTTATCCGCGGCGGCGAAGGGGCCGACAATATCGACGGCGGACGTGGGGTTGATACAGCAACTTACTCTGACTCGGATGAAGCCGTCACCGTTTCACTGAACCAAGGCACAACGCCGCAAGGCGGTGGTGATGCCGAAGGTGACGTGCTGCGCAACATCGAAAACCTCAACGGCTCGGCCTTTAATGACCGTCTGATTGGTAACAACAACGCAAACGTCATCAAAGGCGGCGATGGCAACGACACCATCAGTGGCGGCGGTGGTCGCGACGTCATCGAAGCAGGCAATGGCGACGACAGAGTCGTTGTGCGCGATGGTGCAGGCCGTAGCTTTGACGGCGGTGCGGGGTTCGACACGCTGATCACCTTCAACAATGTCGGGCTGAACGGCGATGATGAGGTGACGAACTTCGAAGCGCTTGAAATCCGCGAGTCAGACAACAGCGATGTGCGACTGCGCCTTGATGCTGATCAGGTGACATTCGAACAAATCCGGTTCATCAGCCAGAATGATCGCGACGCGCTGATCGAGATTTTCGGTGACGGGACCGAGGTACTCGACCTGTCGACGGCCAATCTGACCGGCTTTGGCGAAGGGGACCTGTTCCGCTACATCGGCAATGACACCGACGAAACAGTCACAGGCACCGAACTGGGCGACCATCTGGAGGGCCGGAACGGCAACGACACGCTGAACGGTGGCGCAGGCGACGACCTTCTTGAAGGTGGCAACGGACGCGATAGCCTGAACGGCGGTACGGGTGACGACGATATCCGCGGCGGAGACGGCAACGACTTCATCCGCGGCGGCGCAGGGGCCGACAACATTGATGGCGGACGCGGGGTTGATACAGCGACCTACTCGGATTCTGATGAAGCCGTCACCGTCTCACTGAGACAGGGGACACAACCCCAACGCGGTGGTAATGCAGAAGGCGACGTGCTGCGCAGCATCGAAAACATCAACGGCTCGGCCTTTAATGACCGTCTGATTGGTAACGACAGCAGCAACGTCATCAAAGGTGGCAACGGCAATGATATCATCGACGGCCGTGGTGGACGTGATATCGTGGAAGGCGGCAATGGCGACGATACCATCGTTGCCCGCAACTCCAGCTTTGCTCAGACTTACGATGGCGGTGCTGGCAACGACACGTTGCAGACGATCAGCCGCGTTGAACTGCGCACAGACACGATTTCGTCCATCGAAAACCTGGTGATCCGCGCATCAACCCGTGAAGACGCAGTGGCGCGTTTGAACTCAAGCCAAATGGATTTTGAGACCATCACGTTTAACTCGGCCAACGGTCGCGCCGGTGTGGTCGACGTCCGCCTTGATACTGACAACGTCGATCTGTCCGATATCGCTTTCAACGGTTTCGTAGATGGCCGTGATCAGGTCGAGATCGTTGCAAACAACGACCGAAACGAAATCATCGGCAGTGAGGTCAACGACTTTGTTCGTGCCGGTGGCGGAAACGACGTTGTGTCAACTGGCGCAGGCAACGACGACATTCGCGGTGGCGATGGACGCGATGCGCTGAGCGGTGGTGCCGGTGATGACGAAATCCGGGGCGAGGACGGCAACGACAGTATTCGTGGCGGTGCCGGTGCTGACCTGATCGACGGTGGCAGCGGGACCGACACAGCGGTCTACTCTGACTCGGCGGAAGGTGTCACTGTCTCGCTCAACCAGGGCACAAACCCACAACAGGGTGGTGATGCCCAAGGCGACGTGCTGCGCGGCATCGAAAACATCAGGGCGTCGAACCATGATGACCGTCTGACTGGCAACAATGGTGCGAACTTCATCCAGGGTCTGGATGGCGACGACGTAATCGAGGGTCTTGGTGGTCGTGACACGATCCAAGCCGGCGACGGCGACGACACCGTGATTGTTCAGGATGGCGCAAATCGCAGCTTTGACGGTGGCGCGGGCTTTGACACGCTGCGTGTTGCGGACCGTGTTGGGCTGAATAGCGACGATGAGGTGACGAACTTCGAAGCGTTGGAAATCATCGGTCAAGATCGCACCGCAGTTGTGCGCCTTGACGCCGATCAGGTGACCTTTGAAGAGATCACCTACGACAGCCAGAACGGTCGTGCTGTGGAAATCGAAGTCTTCGGCGATGGCTCTGACACGGTCGATCTGTCGAACATCGCGCTGATTGGCCTCGATGATGAGGACCAGTTCTTCTTCTTCGGCGACGATGGCGACGAAACCGTGACCGGCACCGCGTTGGGAGACCGCCTTGAAGGCCGCAACGGCAACGATGTGCTGAACGGCGAAGGCGGCAATGACGAACTCGTCGGTGGCAACGGCAACGACGTCCTGAATGGCGGCAATGGCGCGGACCGGCTCTTTGGTCAAGACGGCAATGACGTTCTTGTCGGCGGTGCCGGGTCCGACCGGCTGGATGGCGGTCGTGGCGTTGACGAGGTCGACTATTCGGCATCTGCCGAAGGCATCGACATCGTTCTGGACAACGGCAACCGGCGCGGTGATGGCGGCGATGCGGCGGGTGACCAACTGGTCTCGATCGAGAACGTCACAGGTACGGCCTTTGCCGACCTCGTGCGCGGCTCAAACGCTGAAAACCGCATTGAGGCCGGCGCAGGCAACGACGTGGTCGATGGTCTGAGTGGCGACGACGTGTTGATTGGCGAGGCAGGTAACGATGTCCTCGACGGTGGTCGCGGAGAAGACCTGCTGATCGGTGGCATCGGCGACGATGTGCTGACAGGTGGTGCCAATGCCGACACGTTCCGCTTTACCGAACGCGATGGCTTCGGGGACGACGTCGTGACGGACTTCGAGATCATCGACACGATCCAGCTCTTGGCTGGTGATGGTGTGAACGGTTTCGACGACCTCGAAATCTTCCAGACCGCATCAGATGTCGGCGGTGGCGACACGCGCACCGACACTGTGATCGCGTTCGGTGATGACAGCATCACGCTGCAAGGCGTCGATTTTGCTCTGCAGGAGGGGAACTTCGACTTCTTTGGCTGA
- a CDS encoding alanine/ornithine racemase family PLP-dependent enzyme, which translates to MRCPRIEVDLRKIRHNTQTIAERLKRRGIHVTAVTKAVCGHPAIARAMLDGGAAGLAEGRLSNAKRLRQAGVTCPITLIRTPMLSQVDDVVQACEASYNTEMAVIAALAAAASRQNTVHGIILMVEMGDQREGIMPHDVGHMGQLVVDMPGVTLKGIGANFACLNGLAPTAAKMRALSALANDVEGRCGPFIETVSGGNSANLPWAFGACATGRINDLRIGEAILLGVDPITGDQIGGMYRDAFTLVAEVIETDAKSVHPSMSNADHTLARIRLVSANLKTTRIILAIGHQDTDAAGLSMPPENTLIGATSDHLVIGTKDAALCVGSEMRFQMRYGALMRAMAAPDIQINLRNDRPASIANKAHGPGKHLVLV; encoded by the coding sequence TTGAGGTGCCCACGCATAGAAGTTGATCTGCGCAAGATACGCCACAACACGCAGACGATAGCTGAACGGTTGAAGAGACGTGGCATCCACGTGACCGCGGTGACCAAAGCCGTGTGTGGGCACCCGGCTATCGCCCGTGCCATGCTCGACGGCGGCGCTGCGGGCCTGGCTGAAGGGCGTTTGAGCAATGCGAAGCGGTTACGTCAGGCTGGTGTGACTTGTCCGATCACATTGATCCGCACACCAATGCTGAGTCAGGTCGATGACGTCGTGCAAGCCTGTGAGGCGAGCTACAACACCGAGATGGCTGTGATCGCAGCATTGGCGGCTGCTGCAAGCCGACAAAATACGGTTCACGGCATTATCCTGATGGTCGAAATGGGCGACCAGCGAGAAGGGATCATGCCACACGACGTTGGCCATATGGGCCAACTAGTCGTCGACATGCCCGGCGTGACGTTGAAGGGCATTGGGGCCAACTTTGCTTGTCTGAATGGCCTTGCCCCGACGGCTGCAAAGATGCGGGCATTGTCTGCGCTAGCGAATGATGTGGAGGGGCGGTGTGGCCCATTCATTGAGACCGTATCTGGCGGCAATTCTGCAAACCTGCCTTGGGCGTTTGGGGCGTGCGCCACAGGCCGGATCAACGATCTGCGCATTGGCGAGGCCATACTACTTGGCGTCGATCCAATCACAGGGGATCAGATTGGTGGCATGTATCGGGACGCCTTTACGCTTGTCGCCGAAGTGATCGAGACGGATGCCAAGTCTGTGCACCCATCCATGAGCAATGCTGACCACACCTTGGCAAGAATTCGGCTTGTATCCGCCAACTTAAAAACGACTCGGATCATTCTTGCCATCGGGCATCAGGATACGGACGCAGCAGGGCTTTCAATGCCTCCCGAAAACACACTTATTGGCGCAACAAGCGATCATCTGGTCATCGGCACGAAAGATGCGGCGCTCTGCGTTGGATCGGAAATGCGGTTTCAGATGCGTTATGGCGCTTTGATGCGCGCCATGGCCGCCCCGGATATTCAGATAAATCTGCGCAATGACAGACCCGCGTCAATCGCAAACAAGGCCCATGGCCCAGGCAAACACCTGGTATTAGTTTGA